In the Candidatus Angelobacter sp. genome, TCGGGCCGTCGGCCTTTGACAGTGCCTTTGACAATCCTGTCACGGGCAAGACCGACAATTTGATGGAAGGACTTTACGTTCGCACTGAGGCCGGCGGCTACGTCACCGGGCGCGCCAAGCGAGTACGTCAGGAGTTCGTGGAGAAGTTGAAGCAGAGTGAGCACTGGCAGCATCAGAAGATGATTCCAAACGTGCTCGCCGAGGGAGCAGACATCTGGTTGTGAAAACCTGGACCGACATCGCGCGCGCGACGAACGCACAAGTTCTGGAATGGGCCGAAGCCCAGGCATGGGCTCGCGACATGGCCGGTTGCAATCAGGACGTGCAATGGCACGCGGAAGGCGATGTATGGACGCACACCAGGATGGTCTGCGCTGAAGTTGAGCGGCTCTCCGATTGGCCGTCGCTTGATCGCGCCGCGCAGTTGAAGCTGCTGTTCACCGCACTGTTCCATGACGCCGGCAAGCCAGCCACCACTGTTCTCGACCCGGGGTCGGGCCGGACACGCTCGCCCAAGCACGCGCTGGTCGGTGCGGAAATCGCGCGGCGGATGTTGCGGGAAATCGAGTGCGATGTCGCCACACGAGAACAAATCTGCGCGCTGGTTCGCTTTCACGGACGCCCGCCTTACCTGCTGGAAAAAGAAAACCCCGAGCGCGAAGTCATCTCGCTCTCGTGGCTTGTGAACAATCGGCTGCTTTACCTGTTCGCTCTGGCCGACACGCGCGGACGTAGGGCCAACGAGATGAGCCGCCCGGAGGAGATCCTGCATCTCTGGAAACTTGTCGCGGAGGAACGCGATTGTTTTGTCCGACCCTACGTGTTTGCCAACGACCACGCCCGTTTCCTTTTCTACCGCGATCAACTCAGCAGCTTGCACTACACACCGCACGAGGAGTATCGCTGCACCGTCACCCTGATGTCGGGTTTGCCGGGCGCAGGTAAAGACACCTGGCTGGCACAGGCCCGCCCCGGCCAGGCTGTCGTTTCTCTCGACGCCATTCGTGAGGAACTCGACGCGGACGGGACGGACAATCAAGGTGAAGTCATTCAGGCGGCACGCGAACACTGCCGCGGACATCTACGCGCGGGCCGTGACTTCTGCTTCAATGCCACTAACGTGACGCGCCAGATGCGCCAGCGATGGATTGACCTTTTCGCGGACTACAATGCCCGGGTGGAAATCGTTTACCTTGAGCCGCCGATGCGGACGGTGCTGGAACAGAACAAACGCAGGACGAATCCCGTGCCAGAGAGCGTCATCCATCGTTTGGTTGAAAAACTTGAACCGCCAACCATCACCGAAGCACACGAGTTGGCATACATTGATTCCATCCATGACCATTGACCCACGCCTTCACCGTCCCGCAGGCGCGGGATCGCGGCGCAGCCGCTCAAAAAGTTGATGGTTGAGAGTTAAAGGTTGAGGGATGATGCCCATGACGATTGATCCGCGACTGAAACGAATCGTTGCTGAACAGCCCTATCCGTTGCTCTTTGCGACGATCAGCGGCGCGCATGTGTTGCCGCTCGACGCGGTCGTCGGCCTGGAGGTCCGCGATGAGACGGTCCAGGACTCGCGCGTTATCGAAGGGCTGGAGATGGACATCGTGAGTCATGACGTGCAGAAGTTCTTCGGCCTGCTGCTCAAGAAGAATGGTTACGTGCTGGAACAGCTGTTCTCGCCGCTCATCGTCCGCACCACGCCGGAGCATGAGGAGTTGAAGGCTATCGCGCGTGGCTGCATCACTAAACATCACTCGCATCACTACTTCGGATTTGCGGAAACGCAGTGGAAGTTGTTCCTGAAGGGAGAACCGGAAACTGTAGCGGCGGTCTGTGACCGCCGAACCGACGGCGCTGACACAGCGCCGCTACAAGCGAAGTCAGTGCGCCGGGTGAAGCCGTTGCTCTACGTCTATCGCATTTTGCTAACCGGCATTCACCTGATGCGAACGGGTGAAATCCAAGCGAACCTCGTGACGTTGAACCAGGAGTTCCGGCTACCTTACATCGCGATCTCGTGGCTCGAAAACTCGCCGGTCCGGAAAAGTCCAAGCTGGATGATGCGGACATTGCTTTCCATGAATCAGAATATCAACGTCTGCGTGTTGAATTGCAGTCCGCCCACGACGCCAGCACTCTGCCCGAGTTGCCGAGTGATGAAACGAGGGCCGCGTTGAATGATTTGCTGGTGCGCGTGCGGTTGAACTCATCCCGACATGAACTTGCCCGATGAACTGGTGCGCCTGTTGCGCGATGTGCCGGCCCTGTCGCGGGCTTATCTCGTGGGCGGTTGCGTGCGCGATTCCCTGCTGGGCATCGTGCACAAGGACTTTGATCTCGAAGTTTACGGCGTGGGTTATGAAGCGCTGGAGCGGGTGTTAAGCGCGCATGGCCGCGTGGATCTGGTCGGCAAATCGTTCGGGGTAATCAAGTTCACCAGTCAAAGCGGGGCGCAGTGGGACTTCAGTCTGCCGCGCCGGGATTCCAAGATGTCCGCCGGGCATAAAGGATTTCGAGTGGAGTTCGATCCGGGCATTGATCCGAAGACGGCGGCGAGTCGCCGGGATTTTACAATCAACGCGCTGATGTTTGATCCGCGCACGGGCGAATACCTCGACTTTTTCGGCGGACGGGATGATCTGGAGAAACGCGTGCTGCGCCACACAAGTTCCGCTTTCGTCGAAGACCCGTTGCGCGTGCTGCGGGGAATGCAATTCGCCGCGCGTTTCGATCTGACGCTGGCGCCAGAGACGGTCGGGTTGTGCCGATCCATCGTGCAGACCTTTCCCGAGCTGGCGGTCGAGCGCGTGGGGATGGAGTGGTTCAAGTGGGCGGGCGCGAGCCGGCGACCGTCGGCGGGCCTGCGCTTTCTGAAGGACACCGGCTGGCTGCGGCACTTCCCGGAAATTGCGGCATTGGATGGGACACCGCAGGACCCGGAATGGCATCCGGAAGGCGACGTGTTCACGCACACGTGTCATTGCTGCGATGCAATGGCGGAATTGCCCGAGTGGCGCGCGGCGGATGAGACCACGCGCCGGGTGCTCATGTTCGCGGTGCTGGCGCATGACTTCGCGAAACCGCAGACCACTCAGGAGGTGGAGCGCGACGGGCAAAAACGTATTGTCTCGCCGGGGCACGAGGAGCAAGGCGGGCCGGTGGCGGAAGCCTTTCTGACGCGGATCGGCGCCCCGAACGAAATAAAAGAACGCGTGGTGCCGCTGGTGAAGCATCACCTCGCCCATTTGCAGATGGTGAGCAACCGCTCGGTTCGGCGGCTGGCGAACTGTTTGAAACCCGCGTCCATTGACGAACTCTGCCTGGTGATGACGGCGGATCATTTCGGCCGGCCACCCAAACCGCGGATCATTCACGAAGGGATTTCGGGGCTGCGGACGAAGGCAGAAGAGCTGCGCCTGCGCGACGCAGCGCCCAAACCGCTGTTGCAAGGTCGCCATTTGATTGCTCGGGGCATGCAGCCGGGCGCGCAGTTTGGCCGGTTGCTCGACGAGGCGTTCGAAGCACAACTTGAGGGCCGG is a window encoding:
- a CDS encoding AAA family ATPase, translating into MKTWTDIARATNAQVLEWAEAQAWARDMAGCNQDVQWHAEGDVWTHTRMVCAEVERLSDWPSLDRAAQLKLLFTALFHDAGKPATTVLDPGSGRTRSPKHALVGAEIARRMLREIECDVATREQICALVRFHGRPPYLLEKENPEREVISLSWLVNNRLLYLFALADTRGRRANEMSRPEEILHLWKLVAEERDCFVRPYVFANDHARFLFYRDQLSSLHYTPHEEYRCTVTLMSGLPGAGKDTWLAQARPGQAVVSLDAIREELDADGTDNQGEVIQAAREHCRGHLRAGRDFCFNATNVTRQMRQRWIDLFADYNARVEIVYLEPPMRTVLEQNKRRTNPVPESVIHRLVEKLEPPTITEAHELAYIDSIHDH
- a CDS encoding polynucleotide adenylyltransferase; protein product: MNLPDELVRLLRDVPALSRAYLVGGCVRDSLLGIVHKDFDLEVYGVGYEALERVLSAHGRVDLVGKSFGVIKFTSQSGAQWDFSLPRRDSKMSAGHKGFRVEFDPGIDPKTAASRRDFTINALMFDPRTGEYLDFFGGRDDLEKRVLRHTSSAFVEDPLRVLRGMQFAARFDLTLAPETVGLCRSIVQTFPELAVERVGMEWFKWAGASRRPSAGLRFLKDTGWLRHFPEIAALDGTPQDPEWHPEGDVFTHTCHCCDAMAELPEWRAADETTRRVLMFAVLAHDFAKPQTTQEVERDGQKRIVSPGHEEQGGPVAEAFLTRIGAPNEIKERVVPLVKHHLAHLQMVSNRSVRRLANCLKPASIDELCLVMTADHFGRPPKPRIIHEGISGLRTKAEELRLRDAAPKPLLQGRHLIARGMQPGAQFGRLLDEAFEAQLEGRFTDLDGALKWLDERN